Proteins found in one Anabas testudineus chromosome 1, fAnaTes1.2, whole genome shotgun sequence genomic segment:
- the capn9 gene encoding calpain-9 isoform X2, producing the protein MPLQSNVSASSSGSIEAESTQSDGKTFQQLRNECLQKGVLFEDPDFPAKGSSLFFSESVPVNIEWKRPKELCSDPKFIVGGADRTDICQGQLGDCWLLAAIASLTLRPELMARVIPRDQEFDSRYAGIFHFQFWQHNKWLDVVVDDRLPSVRNKLIMLHSVSNNEFWSALMEKAYAKLNGSYEALKGGSTMEAMEDFTGGVGETYETKSASENLFTIMKKALDRGSLMGCSIDVKTCRNTDSLLFLLLQLSSSVLNLCWFFMYQITSSAESEAKTTTGLVKGHAYSITGLDMVNFRGQNIQLIRIRNPWGEVEWNGPWSDNSREWNYIDKADKARLQQNSLDDGEFWMEFGDFRKNYDKVEICNLTPDALTDDTKHQWEVNAFEGNWIRGSTAGGCRNFIDTFWTNPQFKLELQHTDDNHDLCSVVIAVMQKNRRKLRKEGLDLETIGFAVYEAPDDEDQVGKDFFRYHPSKARSRTYINMREVSERFTLPPGKYLLVPTTFQPHQEADFLVRIFSEKKAEALEMGSNVVADLPAPPIPNPPQAETNEEKGLRKLFEQLAGDDQAISVRELQQLLNGVLSRRKEIKFDGLSLSTCHSIINLMDVDNTGMLEFQEFKVFWEKMKKWIMLFLAFDTDRSGKMSSYELRSALNAAGMRLNNQLLQLIGLRFADEDYEIDFDDYLTCIVRLENMFRAFQALDKFKRGRVKMNIMQFLMLSMNV; encoded by the exons CCGGCTCGATCGAGGCCGAGAGCACGCAGTCCGACGGGAAGACCTTCCAGCAGCTGAGGAACGAATGTCTGCAGAAGGGGGTCCTGTTCGAGGACCCAGACTTTCCTGCTAAAGGCTCCTCGCTCTTCTTCAGCGAGAGTGTTCCTGTCAATATTGAATGGAAGAGGCCAAAG GAGCTCTGCAGTGACCCGAAGTTCATCGTCGGTGGTGCAGACAGGACGGACATCTGCCAAGGACAACTCG GCGACTGCTGGCTTCTGGCAGCTATCGCATCCCTGACCCTCAGACCAGAACTTATGGCCAGAGTCATCCCCCGAGACCAGGAGTTCGACAGCAGATATGCCGGCATCTTTCACTTCCAG TTCTGGCAGCACAACAAGTGGCTGGACGTGGTGGTGGACGACAGGCTGCCGTCCGTTAGAAATAAACTCATCATGCTTCACTCTGTCTCCAACAACGAGTTCTGGAGCGCCCTGATGGAGAAAGCCTACGCCAA acTGAACGGCAGCTACGAGGCCCTGAAGGGCGGCAGCACCATGGAGGCCATGGAGGATTTCACGGGTGGTGTGGGGGAAACATATGAAACTAAGAGTGCGTCAGAAAACTTGTTCACCATCATGAAGAAAGCTCTGGACCGAGGCTCCTTGATGGGATGCTCTATTGATGTAAAgacatgcagaaacacagattcattattatttctactgcttcagctcagctcTTCAGTTTTAAACCTCTGTTGGTTCTTTATGTACCAGATTACCAGCTCTGCAGAGTCTGAAGCCAAGACGACCACAGGCCTGGTGAAAGGACATGCGTACTCCATCACAGGCTTGGACATG gTGAATTTCAGAGGTCAGAATATCCAGCTGATCCGAATCCGAAACCCCTGGGGTGAGGTTGAGTGGAACGGCCCCTGGAGTGACAA ttCCAGAGAATGGAATTATATCGACAAAGCAGATAAAGCCCGCCTCCAGCAGAATTCACTAGATGATGGTGAATTCTG GATGGAGTTTGGGGACTTCAGAAAGAACTATGACAAAGTGGAGATCTGCAACTTGACCCCTGATGCTCTGACCGATGACACAAAGCACCAATGGGAAGTCAATGCTTTCGAGGGAAACTGGATCCGCGGCTCCACTGCTGGAGGCTGCAGGAACTTCATTG acacattttggaCAAACCCACAGTTcaagctggagctgcagcacaCTGACGACAACCACGACTTGTGCAGCGTGGTGATTGCTGTGATGCAGAAGAACAGGCGAAAGCTGAGGAAGGAAGGCCTGGACCTGGAGACCATCGGCTTTGCAGTTTATGAG GCTCCAGATGACGAGGACCAGGTGGGGAAGGATTTCTTCCGCTACCATCCGTCTAAGGCTCGCAGCAGAACCTACATCAACATGCGAGAAGTGTCCGAGCGCTTCACTCTGCCTCCTGGGAAGTACCTGCTGGTTCCCACCACCTTCCAGCCTCACCAGGAGGCCGACTTCCTCGTCCGCATCTTCTCTGAGAAAAAGGCAGAAGCTCT GGAGATGGGGAGCAACGTTGTAGCTGACCTCCCAGCT cCGCCCATTCCGAACCCCCCACAGGCGGAAACGAACGAGGAGAAGGGTCTGAGGAAGCTGTTTGAGCAGCTGGCCGGTGAT GACCAGGCCATTTCTGTCAGAgagctccagcagctgctgaacgGCGTCCTCAGCAGAC GGAAGGAGATTAAATTTGACGGCCTGAGTCTCAGCACCTGTCACAGTATCATCAACCTGATGGAT GTGGACAACACCGGGATGCTTGAGTTCCAAGAGTTTAAGGTCTTCTGGGAAAAAATGAAGAAGTGGATT ATGCTCTTCTTGGCCTTTGACACCGACCGGTCGGGAAAGATGTCGTCATACGAACTCCGCAGCGCTCTTAATGCTGCAG GTATGCGTCTGAACAACCAGCTCCTGCAGCTGATCGGCTTGAGGTTTGCTGACGAAGACTATGAAATTGACTTTGATGACTACCTCACCTGCATCGTCCGTCTGGAGAACATGTTCA GGGCTTTCCAGGCACTGGATAAGTTCAAGAGGGGGAGAGTGAAGATGAACATCATGCAG TTCTTGATGTTGTCCATGAATGTCTGA
- the capn9 gene encoding calpain-9 isoform X1 gives MPLQSNVSASSSGSIEAESTQSDGKTFQQLRNECLQKGVLFEDPDFPAKGSSLFFSESVPVNIEWKRPKELCSDPKFIVGGADRTDICQGQLGDCWLLAAIASLTLRPELMARVIPRDQEFDSRYAGIFHFQFWQHNKWLDVVVDDRLPSVRNKLIMLHSVSNNEFWSALMEKAYAKLNGSYEALKGGSTMEAMEDFTGGVGETYETKSASENLFTIMKKALDRGSLMGCSIDITSSAESEAKTTTGLVKGHAYSITGLDMVNFRGQNIQLIRIRNPWGEVEWNGPWSDNSREWNYIDKADKARLQQNSLDDGEFWMEFGDFRKNYDKVEICNLTPDALTDDTKHQWEVNAFEGNWIRGSTAGGCRNFIDTFWTNPQFKLELQHTDDNHDLCSVVIAVMQKNRRKLRKEGLDLETIGFAVYEAPDDEDQVGKDFFRYHPSKARSRTYINMREVSERFTLPPGKYLLVPTTFQPHQEADFLVRIFSEKKAEALEMGSNVVADLPAPPIPNPPQAETNEEKGLRKLFEQLAGDDQAISVRELQQLLNGVLSRRKEIKFDGLSLSTCHSIINLMDVDNTGMLEFQEFKVFWEKMKKWIMLFLAFDTDRSGKMSSYELRSALNAAGMRLNNQLLQLIGLRFADEDYEIDFDDYLTCIVRLENMFRAFQALDKFKRGRVKMNIMQFLMLSMNV, from the exons CCGGCTCGATCGAGGCCGAGAGCACGCAGTCCGACGGGAAGACCTTCCAGCAGCTGAGGAACGAATGTCTGCAGAAGGGGGTCCTGTTCGAGGACCCAGACTTTCCTGCTAAAGGCTCCTCGCTCTTCTTCAGCGAGAGTGTTCCTGTCAATATTGAATGGAAGAGGCCAAAG GAGCTCTGCAGTGACCCGAAGTTCATCGTCGGTGGTGCAGACAGGACGGACATCTGCCAAGGACAACTCG GCGACTGCTGGCTTCTGGCAGCTATCGCATCCCTGACCCTCAGACCAGAACTTATGGCCAGAGTCATCCCCCGAGACCAGGAGTTCGACAGCAGATATGCCGGCATCTTTCACTTCCAG TTCTGGCAGCACAACAAGTGGCTGGACGTGGTGGTGGACGACAGGCTGCCGTCCGTTAGAAATAAACTCATCATGCTTCACTCTGTCTCCAACAACGAGTTCTGGAGCGCCCTGATGGAGAAAGCCTACGCCAA acTGAACGGCAGCTACGAGGCCCTGAAGGGCGGCAGCACCATGGAGGCCATGGAGGATTTCACGGGTGGTGTGGGGGAAACATATGAAACTAAGAGTGCGTCAGAAAACTTGTTCACCATCATGAAGAAAGCTCTGGACCGAGGCTCCTTGATGGGATGCTCTATTGAT ATTACCAGCTCTGCAGAGTCTGAAGCCAAGACGACCACAGGCCTGGTGAAAGGACATGCGTACTCCATCACAGGCTTGGACATG gTGAATTTCAGAGGTCAGAATATCCAGCTGATCCGAATCCGAAACCCCTGGGGTGAGGTTGAGTGGAACGGCCCCTGGAGTGACAA ttCCAGAGAATGGAATTATATCGACAAAGCAGATAAAGCCCGCCTCCAGCAGAATTCACTAGATGATGGTGAATTCTG GATGGAGTTTGGGGACTTCAGAAAGAACTATGACAAAGTGGAGATCTGCAACTTGACCCCTGATGCTCTGACCGATGACACAAAGCACCAATGGGAAGTCAATGCTTTCGAGGGAAACTGGATCCGCGGCTCCACTGCTGGAGGCTGCAGGAACTTCATTG acacattttggaCAAACCCACAGTTcaagctggagctgcagcacaCTGACGACAACCACGACTTGTGCAGCGTGGTGATTGCTGTGATGCAGAAGAACAGGCGAAAGCTGAGGAAGGAAGGCCTGGACCTGGAGACCATCGGCTTTGCAGTTTATGAG GCTCCAGATGACGAGGACCAGGTGGGGAAGGATTTCTTCCGCTACCATCCGTCTAAGGCTCGCAGCAGAACCTACATCAACATGCGAGAAGTGTCCGAGCGCTTCACTCTGCCTCCTGGGAAGTACCTGCTGGTTCCCACCACCTTCCAGCCTCACCAGGAGGCCGACTTCCTCGTCCGCATCTTCTCTGAGAAAAAGGCAGAAGCTCT GGAGATGGGGAGCAACGTTGTAGCTGACCTCCCAGCT cCGCCCATTCCGAACCCCCCACAGGCGGAAACGAACGAGGAGAAGGGTCTGAGGAAGCTGTTTGAGCAGCTGGCCGGTGAT GACCAGGCCATTTCTGTCAGAgagctccagcagctgctgaacgGCGTCCTCAGCAGAC GGAAGGAGATTAAATTTGACGGCCTGAGTCTCAGCACCTGTCACAGTATCATCAACCTGATGGAT GTGGACAACACCGGGATGCTTGAGTTCCAAGAGTTTAAGGTCTTCTGGGAAAAAATGAAGAAGTGGATT ATGCTCTTCTTGGCCTTTGACACCGACCGGTCGGGAAAGATGTCGTCATACGAACTCCGCAGCGCTCTTAATGCTGCAG GTATGCGTCTGAACAACCAGCTCCTGCAGCTGATCGGCTTGAGGTTTGCTGACGAAGACTATGAAATTGACTTTGATGACTACCTCACCTGCATCGTCCGTCTGGAGAACATGTTCA GGGCTTTCCAGGCACTGGATAAGTTCAAGAGGGGGAGAGTGAAGATGAACATCATGCAG TTCTTGATGTTGTCCATGAATGTCTGA